AGGCTGAACTAGTGGAGCTGATAGCCGACTGGGCACTTGTGGTGCTCGCCGTGCTGGCCACCGTCTACACCATCTGCTACGCCCGCATGGCAGTACTGGTGGAAGGAGCGGGTGTCACTCATCTACCTAGGCAAGTCGACCCTGATGTCGCTGGTCTTTCTCCAGATCTCGGCGTCAGTGTGGGCGGGTACTGACTATCCGGGGCGGGCGTGGATTCGATTCATCCTGTACTCGGGTGGCGCCGTGATGATGCTCGCGCTCCTGGTGATGCTGCTGGTGTTGCAGTACAAGACCCGCCGTGACCGTTGGGCGGCAGGCGACTTCCGCCGGCCATGGCAAGTGTGGCGCGACGAGATCCGAGCATGGTGGGCAGGACGGTCATGATCGAACTTCTCTGGGTCGACGGAACTTGGGCACCCGCGGCGGCTCCCGCGTCGGAGGCGCTGCGCCGCGCGCTCGACCCCCGCAAGGTGAAGTTCACGTATGTGCCGTACCCGGCCGACTTCGGCCCGGCGACCGGCATGGGCGACCTGTCGTATGAGGAGTCGAAAGCGATCGGCGCGGCAGCGTTGGATCGAGCTGTCACCGAATCCCGCGAACTCGTGGTCGTCGGCGGCTACAGTGCGGGCGCGCGGTCGCAGTGAAGTACGCGCGCGACATCCTGCCTCGGCGGCCTCGCATCAGGTGCTCGCCGTCGCGACGCTGGGCGACCCGCACACGCCGGTGCATCACGGCCGGTCCGGGATCGCCGGGGCGCTGCACGTCCCGCGGCCTCGGTTCACCGAGTGGCGCCGGTGATCCGATCGCCGACCTGCCGCTAGGTTCACCGCTGCGCACGGTCGCCGACCTAACCGGGTGGATGTCGGTGCGCACACCCGAGGC
Above is a window of Gordonia westfalica DNA encoding:
- a CDS encoding putative phage holin produces the protein MWCSPCWPPSTPSATPAWQYWWKERVSLIYLGKSTLMSLVFLQISASVWAGTDYPGRAWIRFILYSGGAVMMLALLVMLLVLQYKTRRDRWAAGDFRRPWQVWRDEIRAWWAGRS
- a CDS encoding PE-PPE domain-containing protein; amino-acid sequence: MIELLWVDGTWAPAAAPASEALRRALDPRKVKFTYVPYPADFGPATGMGDLSYEESKAIGAAALDRAVTESRELVVVGGYSAGARSQ